One genomic segment of Vicia villosa cultivar HV-30 ecotype Madison, WI unplaced genomic scaffold, Vvil1.0 ctg.003395F_1_1, whole genome shotgun sequence includes these proteins:
- the LOC131640922 gene encoding RING-H2 finger protein ATL70-like, whose product MNNTTDSSGFFGSNDISGFGYGIGISIGILLLITTITLTSYFCARSQVPNAPRRNNNNHNNTSEFLEPQHSIINFGLDEETIMSYPKMLYSEVKLRKNDSTSTCCSICLGDYKGSDMLKVLPDCEHLFHLKCIEPWLRLHPTCPLCRTSPIPTPLSTPLAEVVPLATRRDSS is encoded by the coding sequence ATGAACAACACAACCGATTCATCTGGATTCTTTGGCTCAAATGACATAAGTGGATTTGGCTATGGCATAGGAATTTCAATTGGGATTCTTCTACTCATCACAACAATCACACTCACTTCTTACTTTTGTGCAAGATCACAAGTTCCAAATGCTCCTAGaagaaacaacaacaaccacaacaacaccTCTGAATTTCTTGAGCCACAacattcaataattaattttgGATTAGATGAAGAAACAATCATGAGTTATCCAAAGATGTTGTATTCTGAAGTGAAGCTTAGAAAAAATGATTCAACTTCAACTTGTTGTTCTATATGTTTGGGTGATTACAAAGGAAGTGACATGCTTAAGGTTTTGCCTGATTGTGAACATTTGTTTCATCTCAAGTGTATAGAACCTTGGTTAAGGTTGCATCCTACTTGTCCTCTTTGTAGAACTTCTCCAATTCCAACACCTCTTTCAACACCTTTGGCTGAGGTTGTTCCATTAGCAACAAGGAGAGATTCATCATAG